The following is a genomic window from Mya arenaria isolate MELC-2E11 chromosome 4, ASM2691426v1.
aggaatggaagttgaagTGTAAATATGAAGTGTATGAAGTGTATGTTTAAGGTCTCTATCCACTATGACAGGATACTGGCACAAAATTCCTCGGGATCGAATCATCCGCGCACTATTTATTccctgtatacatgttttaatgtatctAAATATTGCCCTCAACCTATCGCACTCGTGGAcgaaatgaacataattatctatatcagtggtttataaatatgcacatCAATCTTGCTCAAAACTCTGAGTTAAAATTATtgagacaaactgagaaatcCTTCCGTTCCATGCGGTATTTCAGGACTACTCTCACAGAACGAAGCAGGCCGGCATTTATTAGacaaaattgatcttgttatatatgtttatgcatgGATTTTGAATAAGCATGTCACTTTaactatagttcatttataatcagtgctttaattatttaataatgttaactattcggaattcaacagaagaaaacaatgttgaattattaatttaactaaaattaacaacaactgttatatgttattgatcagtggtttattcaaaactaagctCTTATTAGCGTAAATAATCGTTCGATttacgtcatgctaaacgttttataacaatacgtaatgaaaaagaacaggtataggggttagattatttgatactgcgcaaaaacgaactcggtgaggtacccttttttgatatcaggcgatttgtaataaaacattaaatacatgtatttaaaaaaatcaaaaattaaacgaggagttttttcaagaatcaaAGAAAGtcgcacttttttcagcgaaacacgacgccgttttcccgcgaaaaatgacgttaaagacgaattttaaataaataacataaaacaagagatcgaaaaatatatgtgcgtgaacgttttcacaagacgcacttgaggtttaaatttcttagcggtaaacgaagaattggtgaaaatatcggttattgtagctggaacgcaaaactATGAGAGACGTCTcgaaattgacgtcagtggtatattttgaggagtcatagtttcaaaactgctccgaatattgaaaatgtaaaaacagttcctaattgggcatatgctcttctattcgtataccaattttcagacagtaactcgaaaaaaaaaatcatagtcaCTTCCACCTTAAGCGCTTTGATTGTAATCACGTAAAACATTGCGACATGtggttttattaatttattaccgACCTTACGCATGGGAACTGAAAAGAGCCTAGCCCTACAAAAAGTAGAAACGTCGCACTGCGTTTCCGTCTTGCTTTAGGCTGGAGCAATGCATCCCTACATgggttgtttttctttatttttttttgaaatcggAGTTGCGTGTATGTTTATCCGGTATATTTATTTAGTGGTGAAACTTTAATGATTAATTGTCTTTCAGGTCCTTTTTCGCTGGGAAATCGTCCGTTGTTTCGGACGAAGGCTGGGATTATATAGGAACTCTCATCGGACACATCAGGGAATAACGAAAAGCAACCGGAGAGCGTATCTTATGACGTATCGAATAACATTTCTAGTAAAATTTTAAGGAGACCGTCTTGTGGAACACTAAAAGTGAGTACTCTCTTAGAGAAATAGTTGGCGGAATAACAACTTTATGTATAGCGTATGTTTATATCATATCCAGAAATATGAATGGCTGAAgaaggataaataaataaatccatTACGATGCATCTACTCGAAGACACTGGAAGTTATCTTCAAGCGAATAACCGGTATAGCCGTAATGGAGTAATGTCCACAAAtgtgctttattattttaagaagcTACATCAGATTTATATTTACTCAAAAGTTTTATGGAAAGTGGTTTAACACAGGTTCCAAGATTGACTGACTGAAGCGTCCTGTATACATTAATATGTAAGTCCCAAGTTATTCAGCGATGGTTACCATCGAATAACAGAGAACGCTATGAACTCCCCAAGTTGTCTGTATAGTATGGGCAATCCAATAGATAAGGCTGAATTGTTTCTTTGGTGCCAATGTTGgggagcaggacttttcaaccccaagacttttcaaccccttctcaaaacgaagacttttcaacccttagacttttcaacccctattttaaGACtattcaacccctacctgtttggacttttcaacccctaaatcaaagacttttcaacccctagttgccATCATTGAATTAGTCACATTGAACGTCTTGTTACCGATAACTGGCGATACAAATGACAGCTTTGTTCTAAAGTTCGTTTTCTATATCTTCTTTGTGaattttgatgttaattttggcCGAAcgcatgtatttgctgatattgccaaaAACTGAAACCGTTATAACATCCTGTGAACAATTATcacatattgtaaaaaaaaagacaataacTGCTGGTCAAGAGCAATTTAATACAGAATATGCAGTAGGTCAGTTAAACGCGTAAGCATTTGCACACGTTGTCCAGACAATGCCAACGCGCAGTGCGACCATCGCCATTAATGCACGTACTGTTATTGGCCCCACCACCGGGACAATCAGCAATTGCCAAGcagtctgaaaaaaaaacacacaacaataaCACATTAATGAAACAAAGACATAGCTAGGAAAAAAACGCACGCGGGCCTGTGACATACAGTTATTCAAAAGAACAAGCCCGGCTTACGGTATACACCATACATGGACTAAAACACACGGACTCAAGGTATGcaatataaagataataaaacatgaatgcGGAACAATGCTATAcagcaacaataacaaaaaagaaacgGACTAGTCATAAGTGGCATATTACACAAGAAACAATGGTATACCACATCAGAAACAAACGCACGCTGGCTATGGGTTACCACATCAGAAACAGACACACGCGGGCCAATGGTATACCACATCAAAAATAGACACACGCGGGCCAATGGTATACCACACCAGAAACAACCACACGTGAACCAATGGTATACCACACAAGAAACAACCACACGTGAACCAATGGTATACCacaccaaaacaaacacacGCGGGCCAATGGTATACACACCAGAAACAACGACACGTGAACCAATGGTATACCACACCAGAAACAGCCACACGTGAACCAATGGTATACCacaccaaaacaaacacacGCGGGCCAATGGTATACCACACCAGAAACAACCACACGTGAACCAATGATATTCCACACAAGAAACAACCACACGTGAACCAATGGTATACCacaccaaaacaaacacacGCGGGCCAATGATATATACACCAGAAACAACACACGTGAACCAATGGTATACCACACCAGAAACAACCACATGTAAACCAATGGTATACCACACTAGAAACAACCACACATGAACCAATGGTATACCACAATAGAAACAACCACACGTGAACCAATGGTATACCACACCAGAAACAAACACACGCGGGCCAATGGTATATCCCACTAGAATTAAACACAAGCGGGTCAATGGTACCACACCATAAACAAACACACGTGGGCCAATGGTATACCACACCAGAAACAAACACGCGGGTAAATGGTATACCACACCAGAAACAGACACACGCGGGCCAATGGTATAACGCATCAGAAAAAGACACACGCGGCTCAATGGTATACAGCAACAGAAACAACCACACGTGGGCCAATGGTATACCACACTAGAAACAAACACACGCGGGTCAATGGTATACCACACCATAAACAAACACACGTGGACCAATGGTATACCACACTAGAAACAAACACAAGCGGGTCAATGGTATACAACACCAGAAACAGGCACACGCGGGCAAATGGTATACCGCACCAGAAAAAGGCACACGCGGGCAAATGATATACCGCACCAGAAACAGGCACACGCGGGCAAATGGTATACCGCACCAGAAACAGACACTGGCGGGCCAATGGTATACCGCACcagaaacacacacacacatgggTTAATGGCATACAGCACCAACAACAAACACTCGCGGGTCAATGATATACCACAACCAGCAACAAACACACGCGGGTCAATGGTATACCACACCAGAAACAAACACACGCGGGTCAATGGTATACCACACCAGAAACAAACACACACGGGACACCAGAAACAAACACACGTGGGTCAACGGTATACCGCACCAGAAACAGACACACGCAGGTCTATGGTATACCACACTAGAAACATCCACACGTAAGCCAATGGTTTTCCACAAAAGAAACATATACACGCGGGTCAATGGTATATCACACAAGAAACAGATACACGCGTGTCAATGATATACCACACCAGAACAAACACACGCTTGCCAAAGGTATACCACACCAGTGACAAACACACGCGGGTCAATAGTACCACACCATAAACAAACACACGCGGGCCAATACGTATACCGCAACCACCTTCAAACACACGGGATATTGATATACCGCAACCACCTACAAACACACACGGGATAACGGTATACTGCAATCACCTTCAAACACACACGGGATATTGATGTACCGCAACCTCCTACAAACACACACGGGATAGCGGTATACCGCAACCACCTAGAAACACACATGTGATATACCGTAACAAGACACAAACACGCTGGGCAATGATATACCATACCAGCAACAAATACACGCGGGTCAATGGTATACCATTCCAAAAACAAACACGCGCGGGACAATGGTATACCGCACCAAAAACAGATACATGCGGGGCAATGTTTTACCACACCAGAAACAATGACAAGCGGGGCATTGGTATACCTCACCAGCAACAAACACGCGCGGGCCAATGATATACCGTAGCCAGCAACAATCACATGCGTGCCAGTGGTATACCGAAGCCAGCAGCAACCACATTCGGGCCAATGCTATACCGCACAAGCAACATACACACGCGGGCCAATGGCATACCGCACCAGATACAAACACACACGGGTCAATGGTATACTGCACCAGAAACAAGCACACGAGGGTCAATGGTATACCACAACTAGCATCAAACACACGCGGGTCATTGGTATACCGCACCAGCAACACACACATTCGGGCCAATGGTATACCGCAAGCAGCAACAAACATACGTGGGCCAATGGTATATCGCACCAGCAACAAACGCACATTAGCCAATGGTATACCGCAGCCAGCAACAATCACATGCGGGCCAATGGTAAACCGCAAGCAGCAACAAACACAAGTTGGCCAATGGTATATCGCACCAGCAACAAACACACATTAGCCAATGGTATACCGCAGCCAGCAACAACACGCGAGGGCCAATGGTATATCGTATCAGCAACAAACACACATTAGCCAATGGTATACCACAGCCAGCAACAACACGCGCGGGCCAATGGTATATCGCACCAGCAACAAACACACGTTAGCCAATGGTATATCACAGCCAGCAAGAATCACATGCGGGCCAATGGTTTCGGGCTAGCAACAAACACATGCGGGCCAAAGGTATACCGCACCAGATACAAACACACACGGGTCAATGGTATACCGCACCAGAAACAAGCACACGAGGGTCAATGGTATACCACAACTAGCATTAAACACACGCGGGTCATTGGTACCAGCAACAAACACATTCGGGCCAATGGTATACCGCAGCCAGCAACAAACAGATGCGGGCCAATGGTATACCACACCAGCAACAAACACATGCGAGTCAATGGTATACCGCACCAGCAACAAACACATCACGGCAAATGGTATACCGATTTCAGCAACAAACACATGCGGGCCGATGGTACACCGCAGCCAGCAACAAACACAAGCGGGCCAATGGTATACCGCACCAGAAACAAACACATTCGAGTCAATGGTATACCGCAACAGCAACAAACATACGTAGGCCAATGGTATACCGCACTAGCAACAAACACATTCGGGCCAATGGTATACCGCAGCCAGCAACAATCACATGCAGGCCAGTGGTATACCGCACCAGCAACAAACACATGCGGGCCAATGGTATACCGCAGTCAGCAACAATCACATGCGGGACATTGGTATACCGCAGCCAGCAACAATCACATACGGGCCATTGGTATACCGCACCAGCAACAAACACAAGTTGGCCAATGGTATACCGCAGCCAGCAACAATCACATGCGGGCCAATGGTATACCGCAACTGCAACAATCACATGCGGGCCAATGGTATACCGCACCAGCAACAAACACATGCGGGCCAATGGTATATCGCAGCCAGCAACAATCACATGCGGGCCACTGGTATACCGCAGGCAGCAACAAACATACGTGGGCCAATGGTATACCGCACCAGCAACAAACACAAGTAGGCCAATGGTATACCGCAGCCAGCAAGAATCACATGCGGGCCAATGGTATACCGCACCAGCAACAAACACAAGAGGGCCAATGGTATACCGCAGCCAGCAACAATCGCATGCGGGCCAATGGTATGCCGCAGCCAGCAACAATCACATGCGGGCCAATGGTACACCGCAGCCAGCAACAAACACATGCGGGCCAATGGTATACCGcaacagaaacaaacacattcGGGTCAATGGTATACCGCAACAAACATACGTAGGCCAATGGTATACCGCACCAGCAGCAAACACATTCGGGCCAATGGTATACCGCAGCCAGCAACAATCACATGCAGGCCAGTGGTATACCGCACCAGCAACAAACACATGCGGGCCAATGGTATACCGCAGTCAGCAACAATCACATGCGGGCCATTGGTATACCGCAGCCAGCAACAATCACATGCGGGCCATTGGTATATCGCACCAGCAACAAACACAAGTTGGCCAATGGTATACCGCAACTGCAACAATCACATGCGGGCCAATGGTATACCGCACCAGCAACACACACATGCGAGCCAATGGTATATCGCAGCCAGCAACAATCACATGCGGGCCACTGGTATATCGCAGCCAGCAACAAACATACGTGGGCCAATGGTATACCGCACCAGCAACAAACACAAGTAGGCCAATGGTATACCGCAGCCAGCAACAATCACATGCGGGCCAATGGTATACCGCACCAGCAACAAACACATGCGGGCCAATGGTATACCGCAGCCAGCAACAATCACATGCGGGCCAATGGTATACCGCAGCCATCAACAATCACATGCGGGCCAATGGTATACCGCAGCCAGCAACAATCACATGCGGGCCAATGGTATACCGCAGCCAGCAACAAACATACGTGGGCCAATGGTATACCGCAGCCAGCAACAATCACATGCGGGCCAATGGTATACCGCACCAGCAACAATAACATGCGGGCCAATGGTATACCGCAGTCAGCAACAATCACATGCGGGCCAATGGTATACCGCAGCCAGCAACAATCACATGCGGGCAACTGGTATACCGCAGCCAGCAACAAACACACGTGGGCCAATGGTATACCGCAGCCAATAACAATCACATGCGGGCCAATGGTATACCGCAGCCAGCAACAATCACATGCGGGCCACTGGTATACCGCAGTCAGCAACAATCACATGCGGGCCATTGGTATACCGCAGCCAGCAACAATCACATGCGGACCAATGGTATACCGCAGCCATCAACAATCACATGTGGGCCAATGGTATAACGCAGCCAGCAACAAACACACGTGGGCCAATGGTATACCGTAGCCAGCAACAATCACATGCGGGCCAATGGTATACCGCAGCCAGCAACAAACACACGTGGACCAATGGTATACCGCACCAGCAACAAACACAAGTTGGCTACTGGTATACTGCAGCCGGCAACAATCACATGCGGGCCAATGGTATACCGCAGCCAGCAACAACCACATGCGGGCCAATGGTATACCGCACCAGCAACAATCACATGCGGGCCAATGGTATACCGCAGTCAGCAACAATCACATGCGGGCCATTGGTATACCGCAGCCAGCAACAATCATATGCGGGCCAATGGTAAAACGCACCAGAAACATACACACGCCGGTCAATGGTATTCGAAACTAGAAAGAAGGAGCCAAATGTATACCACACCTGAAACACACTGTACATATGTTGATAAAACTTTTCGGTGAACCGAAAAGTAGCAATACAGAAAAGgcaaaacagtttaattttgaaactaGGCAAATAAATCTATTTTAATGACTTACTGATAGCATCGCGCTCACAGGTGCAGTGTTTGGCGTTACAGGCTATGTGCACGTGGGCCTCGGTGCTGACGCATTTCGTGCCTACACAGTCAGTGGACACGTTACACGGCTCCGAGTGCACGATGTATACCAGTACTGAAACATACCATGATCACGAGATTTAAAGTATTTCAACACGTTAGAGAACTCGATTCAAGATACAACGTTATTTAAcgtttgatatataataataataaggcATTGAGCCATTTTCCGACATTTGAGTTACAATTCACGCATTCTGATTACAGATTAGTAAAAAAATTTATGTCCATCTTCAATTATGTTAGCATTACTTAATTCACAATTTGTATCGAACAATATGTTCGTATATAACTCTTTCAATTTCAAGATCATGGCATGATATTCGAAACAAGGATCTGAatcttattatatttaacacatCTTAATATGACTAAAACTTAGATGTATTTATGTATGGAATATAGcctttggtttaaacatatgttatgGAGCTAAGTACACACATCATGTAATTATAATTACATATTCAATCTCAAGGATTGGAACGGTACAATCAAAGCACTGAGAGTGCTGAATGCGGCAACGAGTGGATTGAAACTGATGGTCGATGAAAGATTTGCgataatatgtaaacaatgacTGAGTAAGACACCGATACGAGTAAACTAGCCAACCGGGTCGgtatttatacttatatataaataatcataGATTCTGATTATAGAATGTTGTTTGTCGTGTAAGCTCAAaattcatattacaaaaaacAAGGGGGACAAAATGGCCCTACATCGCTCACCTGATCAAAATGGCGAAAAAGTCATTCTTTATTTTGGACATTGCTGCCTGCCTAGGGAGTAAGTGGTTGCTCGATAAGTTGATGGTTGATACTACTTATTCTAAGGAAGTCGAGGCATTGTAAACTACATTTGTAGTTATTCCCAGGGACAATGGTAGCCGACTAAGAAGGTGAGAATTATATGGCTGCAAAGGAAGTCATCGGTtgttaattaattcatttgatGCTAAAGATGTAGGAAGTTGCGAAGGTTATTATTTGTAAGGAAGTGATTGTTTGCTATGAATGTATGTAGCTGGTAAGGAAGCaagtggttgctaaggaagtcattggttgctaagaaagttGGTGGTCACTAAGGAAGTCAAGAGTGGCCAAGAAAATCATTGGTTGTTAAGGAAGTCATTGACTGCTTAGGAGGGTATTGGTTGCTAAAGAAGAAAGTGGTTGCTGAGGAAATCATTGGTTGCTTAGAACATTATTGGTAGCTTAGTAAGTAAATGGTTGATACGAAAGTGATT
Proteins encoded in this region:
- the LOC128230188 gene encoding serine protease inhibitor Cvsi-2-like, which codes for MKIVILIYTAVLVYIVHSEPCNVSTDCVGTKCVSTEAHVHIACNAKHCTCERDAINCLAIADCPGGGANNSTCINGDGRTARWHCLDNVCKCLRV